The Rhododendron vialii isolate Sample 1 chromosome 5a, ASM3025357v1 genome contains a region encoding:
- the LOC131326675 gene encoding histone acetyltransferase type B catalytic subunit yields MGTKNQSSSSAPATEPKKRRRVGFSKTDPGVEANECIKIYLVSSKEEVDAPDSYCIQPVDLNIFFEEDGKIYGYQGLKITVWLSSISFHAYADITFESTSDGGKGITDLKTALQNIFAENLVEKKEDFLLTFSTESDYVQSIVSKGEILQLKAPNGHNSDSIDQLKTDSDVEVIRVVGTMLVGHLYSRLIPLVLLLIDGSNAIDITDPGWEILLIAQKKKEELGENQLKLLGFAAIYRFYHYPDSLRLRLGQILVLPPYQQKGYGRCLLEVLNNLAIGEDVHDLTVEEPLDALQHVRTCIDVQRLLVFTPIQEALDSTILRLKQENLSKKTQTCHFGPPPSAIEEVRKSLKINKKQFLQSWEVLIYVGLESVDKYMENFRTIISDRIRADVIGKDSGAAGKRLVEFPTDYDQEMAFVMFKSKNVEASSSIEMDEDQANQEQQLKQLVDERIKQIKSIAQKVSPRGL; encoded by the exons ATGGGGACCAAAAACCAGTCCTCCTCCTCTGCCCCTGCCACCGAGCCCAAGAAACGACGCCGCGTCGGATTCTCCAAGACCG ATCCTGGAGTCGAAGCCAACGAGTGCATCAAAATTTATCTGG TTTCTAGCAAAGAAGAAGTGGATGCTCCAGACAGTTATTGTATCCAACCCGTTgacttgaacattttttttgaagaagatGGGAAAATTTACGGATACCAAGGGTTGAAG ATAACCGTCTGGCTCAGTAGCATATCATTTCATGCATATGCTGATATTACATTTGAGAGCACATCCGAT GGTGGCAAAGGTATCACAGATTTGAAAACTGCTCTCCAG AATATCTTTGCTGAGAATCTTGTCGAGAAAAAGGAAGATTTCCTTCTAACATTTTCGACAGAGTCTGATTATGTTCA ATCTATTGTCTCGAAAGGGGAGATATTGCAGTTAAAGGCCCCAAATGGACACAACAGTGATTCTATTGATCAATTAAAAACAGATTCTGATGTGGAG GTTATTCGGGTTGTGGGTACCATGCTTGTTGGGCACCTCTATAGTCGATTGATACCTCTTGTTCTTCTCCTAATAGATG GTAGCAATGCCATCGATATTACTGATCCAGGATGGGAGATTCTTCTCATAGCTcagaagaaaaaagaggagcTGGGGGAAAACCAACTTAAATTGCTTGGATTTGCCGCAATTTATCGTTTCTACCATTACCCTGACAGTTTGCGGTTGCGGCTTGGTCAG ATACTTGTGTTGCCTCCATACCAGCAAAAAGGTTATGGCCGCTGCCTTCTAGAGGTGCTTAACAATCTTGCGATTGGCGAAGATGTTCACGACTTGACAGTTGAAGAGCCATTGGACGCCTTACAACATGTGCGAACTTGTATCGATGTGCAACGCCTTCTTGTCTTTACACCAATCCAGGAAGCCCTTGATTCAACAATTTTGCGTCTGAAGCAAGAAAATCTCTCAAAGAAAACCCAAACATGTCATTTTGGGCCACCTCCCAGTGCTATTGAAGAAGTCaggaaaagtttgaaaattaacaagaaacaGTTTTTACAGTCTTGGGAGGTGCTCATCTATGTTGGGCTCGAGTCTGTAGACAAGTACATGGAGAATTTCAGGACCATCATTTCGGATCGCATTAGGGCTGATGTCATAGGAAAGGACTCGGGGGCTGCAGGGAAGCGGTTGGTTGAGTTTCCAACAGATTATGATCAGGAAATGGCGTTTGTCATGTTTAAATCCAAGAATGTTGAAGCTAGTAGCAGCATTGAGATGGATGAAGATCAAGCTAATCAAGAGCAACAGCTGAAGCAGCTAGTTGATGAAAGGATAAAACAGATCAAGTCAATTGCACAGAAGGTTTCTCCTAGAGGCTTGTGA
- the LOC131327448 gene encoding glycine-rich protein 5-like, whose translation MGFKLEKVLLLIIVSFATQTFATLADENLFNERETFSGARVNETREEYAKVGKDSSHKLRLRDHFRFLKGFKGGFGGGGFGGSKSFGASGGGSGAGGGGSAGSGGGGGAGGGGGTGSGGGGGTGSRGGGGAGSGGGKGGGGVVGGGGKATGGGGIGSGGGKGGVGEKGKGSKGKEVEGSKGKEGKGIKGKGGKKSKSRSKGNKGVKVAAVTGTGGTRSGGLRAHVPTILLPLTSFIVVTPVLLVFLP comes from the coding sequence ATGggattcaaacttgaaaaagTTCTCTTGCTCATAATCGTATCATTTGCCACTCAAACATTTGCAACCTTAGCCGATGAGAACTTGTTCAATGAAAGGGAAACCTTCTCTGGGGCTCGTGTAAATGAAACACGAGAAGAATACGCAAAAGTAGGCAAGGACTCATCTCATAAACTTCGCCTGAGAGACCACTTTAGGTTTCTCAAGGGATTTAAAGGAGGATTTGGTGGAGGCGGATTTGGTGGAAGCAAAAGTTTTGGAGCAAGCGGAGGAGGAAGTGGAGCAGGCGGAGGAGGTAGCGCAGGAAGCGGCGGAGGAGGTGGAGCAGGCGGAGGAGGTGGCACAGGAAGCGGAGGAGGAGGTGGCACAGGAAGCAGAGGAGGAGGTGGCGCAGGAAGCGGAGGAGGTAAAGGAGGAGGCGGAGTCGTGGGAGGAGGAGGTAAAGCCACAGGAGGAGGAGGCATTGGAAGCGGAGGAGGTAAAGGTGGAGTCGGTGAAAAAGGAAAAGGCAGTAAAGGCAAAGAAGTTGAAGGAAGTAAGGGAAAAGAAGGTAAAGGAATTAAGGGCAAAGGAGGCAAAAAAAGTAAATCTCGCAGCAAAGGCAACAAAGGAGTAAAAGTAGCAGCCGTCACCGGCACCGGAGGAACGAGATCGGGTGGTCTAAGGGCTCATGTTCCCACCATCCTCTTACCCCTGACGAGCTTCATTGTCGTGACACCAGTTCTTCTTGTTTTCCTGCCATGA
- the LOC131325907 gene encoding putative E3 ubiquitin-protein ligase LIN-2 isoform X3 yields the protein MASLQELLSEEGFEKGKFLKNQRRVRFRDRNKRPENEFITLPIYICHDKRSFDSSKHKALERILPNGHSVISSNRRSSSDSKSVGSRKDEPAIDEVAIRAIVSILSGYIGRYLKDETFRESIKRKCYSCLERRNNEDLDDGIFANMELGIESTEILVENPRSKSALMTKSLRNSIRLLSSVSGSTRGKPNSHFSACAQLYLSIVYKLEKNDEVSSSHLLQVFCDSPFIARTHLLLELWEHFFLPHLLHIKIWYNKEQEFLSNFEYFDKEKKMKDLSKAYNDQMDMGTTQFALYYMEWLKVGAQAPPVPTVPLPSGTSYGFSRRRSLDSFTSRSSVNKSLYRTVFGSTRVERRSMELDNRSRGSINPWDLEEADKKACTHEDNVKQHCHPKDRTMSHRRLSRQNCRNTKSELWPQTHKSDSFRCFTCKNEPTQCLVHDNRMGINDLIMTGKTHVPPSDLKRAITTICSSESLADCEMAIRVITQTWLDSHGDPSIEKTLSNAQVMEGMLQVLFISNDDEVLELTISMLAEFIMRNDANRHIILDSDPQLVIVMRLLRSSSLFLKAAILLYLVKPKAKQMTSIEWIPLVLRVLEFGDQLQTLLAVQCSPQEAAYYFLNQLVTGFGEDKNFENARQVVSIGGLSALVKRMESGHVSEKTKAASIIFCCIHADGSCRHYLATNLNTGPILELLASGKERNSQSLAFALLTELLCLNRRTQAIRFLHGLQSGWGSLNTMHILFVNLQKARVEERPLLAAVLLQLDLLGDPLKCSVYRQEAVEAITAALDCQVCSELVQEQSARALLMLGGHFSYTGEATTEKWLLKEAGFDENSDDSFQGKDIIVAELMNSGTFFRGVCASQFNSSSLQGM from the exons ATGGCATCTCTTCAAGAATTGCTGTCAGAGGAAGGATTCGAGAAAGGAAAATTCCTCAAAAACCAAAGACGAGTAAGATTCAGAGACAGAAACAAAAGACCAGAAAATGAGTTCATTACCTTGCCTATATACATTTGCCATGACAAGAGAAGCTTTGATAGCTCCAAGCACAAGGCATTAGAGAGAATTTTGCCAAATGGGCATTCAGTAATTTCATCCAACAGAAGGAGTTCATCAGATTCTAAGAGTGTTGGTTCAAGGAAAGATGAACCAGCAATTGATGAAGTTGCCATTAGAGCAATTGTTTCCATTTTGAGTGGCTACATCGGAAGGTACTTAAAAGATGAAACTTTTCGCGAATCTATTAAGAGAAAGTGCTATtcttgtttggaaagaaggaatAATGAAGATTTGGACGATGGGATTTTTGCAAACATGGAACTAGGTATTGAGAGTACTGAGATATTGGTTGAAAACCCAAGGAGTAAGAGTGCATTAATGACGAAGTCATTGAGGAACTCAATTAGGCTTTTGAGCAGTGTTTCTGGTTCTACTCGTGGAAAACCAAATTCCCACTTCTCTGCTTGTGCACAGCTCTACTTATCAATAGTGTATAAGCTTGAGAAAAATGATGAGGTTTCCTCAAGTCATTTGCTTCAAGTTTTCTGTGATTCCCCGTTTATTGCTCGAACGCACTTGCTTCTTGAACTCTGGGAGCATTTTTTTCTTCCCCACCTTCTGCATATCAAGATTTGGTATAATAAAGAACAAGAGTTTCTATCGAACTTTGAGTATTTTGATaaagagaagaagatgaaggacTTGAGCAAGGCTTATAATGATCAAATGGACATGGGAACTACTCAGTTTGCTTTGTACTATATGGAATGGCTTAAAGTTGGTGCTCAAGCCCCTCCTGTTCCTACTGTGCCTTTGCCTTCTGGAACCAGTTATGGATTTTCAAGGAGGAGATCATTAGATTCGTTTACTTCCCGTTCATCCGTCAATAAATCATT ATATAGAACTGTTTTTGGCTCCACACGGGTCGAGAGGAGGTCTATGGAACTGGATAACAGAAGTCGAGGTTCGATAAATCCATGGGATCTTGAGGAAGCAGATAAAAAAGCGTGCACACATGAAGATAATGTCAAGCAACATTGTCATCCTAAA GACAGAACTATGTCACATAGAAGATTATCAAGACAAAACTGTAGAAACACGAAATCTGAATTGTGGCCTCAGACACATAAGTCAGACTCTTTTCGGTGTTTTACCTGCAAAAATGAACCAACACAATGCTTGGTGCATGACAATCGTATGGGGATAAATGACCTAATTATGACAGGAAAAACACATGTTCCTCCTAGTGATCTCAAAAGGGCAATAACGACCATTTGCTCTTCAGAGAGCCTAGCCGACTGTGAAATGGCAATCCGTGTGATCACCCAAACTTGGCTTGATTCACATGGAGATCCCAGCATTGAGAAAACGTTGTCAAATGCACAAGTAATGGAGGGAATGCTACAGGTTTTGTTCATTTCCAATGATGATGAGGTTCTAGAATTGACTATCTCAATGTTAGCAGAATTTATAATGAGGAATGACGCTAATAGGCACATTATACTAGATTCAGATCCGCAGCTTGTTATCGTCATGAGATTACTGAGGAGTAGCAGTCTGTTTCTAAAAGCAGCTATTCTTCTTTATCTAGTGAAGCCAAAGGCAAAACAGATGACATCAATCGAGTGGATTCCACTAGTGCTTcgagtgttggagtttggagATCAGTTGCAAACTTTATTAGCAGTTCAGTGCAGTCCACAAGAGGCTGCCTATTACTTTTTGAATCAACTTGTTACTGGTTTTGGCGAAGACAAGAATTTTGAGAATGCTAGGCAAGTTGTTTCTATTGGGGGGTTGAGCGCGTTGGTGAAAAGGATGGAGAGTGGGCATGTTAGTGAGAAGACTAAAGCTGCTTCAATTATTTTCTGTTGCATTCATGCTGATGGAAGCTGCCGGCACTATTTAGCCACAAATCTGAACACGGGTCCTATTCTTGAATTACTTGCTTCGGGAAAAGAGAGGAATTCTCAATCGCTTGCTTTTGCGCTGCTAACTGAGTTGCTATGCCTTAATCG AAGGACACAGGCGATAAGATTCTTACATGGTTTACAAAGTGGATGGGGAAGCTTGAACACCATGCATATCTTGTTTGTCAATCTGCAAAAGGCTCGAGTTGAGGAGCGACCATTGCTTGCAGCCGTATTGCTACAGCTTGATCTTCTG GGAGATCCTCTGAAGTGCAGTGTATACAGACAAGAAGCAGTAGAGGCAATAACTGCAGCTTTGGATTGTCAAGTGTGTAGTGAATTAGTCCAAGAACAATCAGCCAGAGCTCTATTAATGTTGGGAGGACATTTTTCTTACACAGGAGAAGCGACAACAGAAAAATGGCTTTTGAAAGAAGCTGGTTTTGATGAGAACTCAGATGATTCATTCCAGGGAAAGGATATTATTGTTGCAGAGTTGATGAATTCG
- the LOC131325906 gene encoding large ribosomal subunit protein eL31, whose amino-acid sequence MVDKTKGRKEEVVTREYTINLHKRLHGCTFKKKAPKAIKEIRKFAQTAMGTKDVRVDVKLNKYVWSRGIRSVPRRVRVRIARKRNDDEDAKEELYSLVTVAEIPAEGLKGLGTKVIEEDD is encoded by the exons ATGGTGGACAAGAcgaaaggaaggaaggaagaggTGGTGACTAGGGAGTACACCATCAATCTCCACAAGCGCTTGCACGGATG CACATTCAAGAAGAAGGCTCCTAAAGCCATCAAGGAGATAAGGAAATTTGCACAAACAGCTATGGGGACCAAGGATGTGAGAGTGGATGTCAAGCTAAACAAGTATGTCTGGAGCAGGGGGATCCGAAGTGTCCCAAGGCGGGTGAGAGTTCGCATTGCTCGCAAGAGAAACGACGATGAAGACGCCAAGGAAGAGCTCTACTCTCTCGTTACCGTTGCTGAAATCCCAGCAGAAGGGTTGAAGGGACTGGGAACCAAGGTCATTGAGGAAGATGATTGA
- the LOC131325910 gene encoding LOW QUALITY PROTEIN: ATP phosphoribosyltransferase 2, chloroplastic-like (The sequence of the model RefSeq protein was modified relative to this genomic sequence to represent the inferred CDS: inserted 2 bases in 1 codon; substituted 1 base at 1 genomic stop codon), translated as MKDNGLMHVTLSTADGAIEAAPAMGIADAIVDLVSSGTTLQEXNVEXHWKEIEGGVILVSQAVLVASRKSWTQRKGVLDITHEILKRLEAHLRAAGQLTVTANMRGTSAEEVAERILSQTSLSGMQGPTVSPVFCKRDGRIAADYYAIVMCTQKVAL; from the exons ATGAAGGATAACGGACTGATGCATGTCACTCTCTCGACCGCAGATGGAGCAATAGAGGCAGCTCCTGCG ATGGGCATAGCTGATGCTATCGTGGACCTTGTGAGTAGCGGAACCACATTGCAAGA TAATGTGGAGTAACATTGGAAAGAAATCGAAGGTGGAGTAATATTGGTAAGTCAG GCTGTTCTTGTTGCTAGCAGGAAGTCCTGGACCCAACGGAAAGGTGTATTGGACATCACTCATGAAATCCTTAAAAGATTGGAGGCACATTTGAGGGCAGCTGGCCAGCTTACG GTTACTGCAAACATGAGGGGAACCAGTGCAGAGGAGGTGGCGGAACGAATACTGAGCCAAACATCATTGTCAGGG ATGCAGGGACCCACCGTAAGTCCGGTTTTTTGCAAACGTGATGGGAGAATAGCAGCAGATTACTATGCGATAGTCATGTGTACCCAAAAAGTTGCTTTATAA
- the LOC131325912 gene encoding DExH-box ATP-dependent RNA helicase DExH7, chloroplastic-like isoform X2 yields the protein MSFRSSFLLGLLSIQMKGGAVGIISASRKDWSIHLSAKIEEKTPELNARIKGRSDDDNTLDSCQPSQLSRLDTEISGTSGRG from the exons ATGAGCTTCCGCTCAAGTTTTCTACTGGGACTTCTCTCTATACAAATGAAAG GAGGTGCTGTTGGGATCATATCCGCTTCAAGAAAGGATTGGAGTATTCATTTATCTGCCAAGATTGAGGAGAAAACGCCTGAACTTAATGCTAGAATCAAGGGGCGTTCAGATGATGATAATACTCTGGATTCCTGCCAGCCGTCTCAATTAAGCAGATTGGATACGGAGATATCTGGAACATCAGGAAGAG GATGA
- the LOC131325911 gene encoding asparagine--tRNA ligase, cytoplasmic 1-like, with translation MLVILIKSWILRLEIPAGVIVEGAVGQLSQLVATGTCVHVERELKVPPVEAKQRVELIGVRMILDLGTVDPAKYPLPQTRLTLESLRDYVHLRPRTNTF, from the exons ATGCTAGTAATTTTAATCAAATCTTGGATCCTGCGATTGGAAATTCCGGCAGGGGTAATTGTCGAAGGGGCCGTGGGACAGCTGAGCCAGCTGGTGGCGACCGGCACGTGCGTGCACgtggagagagagttgaaggTGCCGCCGGTAGAGGCGAAGCAGAGGGTCGAGCTTATTGGGGTTCGGATGATTCTCGATTTGGGGACTGTGGATCCGGCTAAGTACCCGTTGCCTCAGACTAGGCTTACCCTTGAGTCTCTCAGGGATTACGTTCATCTTCGACCTAGAACCAATACG TTCTGA
- the LOC131325912 gene encoding DExH-box ATP-dependent RNA helicase DExH7, chloroplastic-like isoform X1, translating into MSFRSSFLLGLLSIQMKGGAVGIISASRKDWSIHLSAKIEEKTPELNARIKGRSDDDNTLDSCQPSQLSRLDTEISGTSGRGSLLRA; encoded by the exons ATGAGCTTCCGCTCAAGTTTTCTACTGGGACTTCTCTCTATACAAATGAAAG GAGGTGCTGTTGGGATCATATCCGCTTCAAGAAAGGATTGGAGTATTCATTTATCTGCCAAGATTGAGGAGAAAACGCCTGAACTTAATGCTAGAATCAAGGGGCGTTCAGATGATGATAATACTCTGGATTCCTGCCAGCCGTCTCAATTAAGCAGATTGGATACGGAGATATCTGGAACATCAGGAAGAG GGAGCTTGTTGCGAGCATGA